The Thermomicrobiales bacterium genomic sequence CTCCAGCACTGAGGGCGCAGCGCATCGACAGTTGACTCACTGATTCTCGAAGTACTGTCGGTTCAGACCAAGGAAGCTTGCCCACTGCTCGGGCAGGTCATCCTCAAAGAATATGGCTTCGACGGGGCAGACCTCGGCGCAGACGCCGCAGTCAATGCACTCGTCAGGGTTAATGAAATACTGCTCCGAATCGTCGTCGGAGTGGATGCAGTCCACCGGGCATACCTCAACACAGGAGGCATCCTTCACCCCGATGCACGGCTCGGCGATCACGTACGTCATCGTACGGTACCTTTCATGGCTTGGTCCACTATATGAACGGGCATTCTGGCTTTCCAGCTTGCCATATCATGCGCACGTTGGCCGCAGTATAGCACGCGATATCGCGCGTCCTGCCGCGATTCTGTGCGATCAGCCGCCAAAACGGATGCGATCACTCGCTGCCCAGACCTCGCCAAGAACGGGCCATGCCTCGTCATCCGACATGCGCCGTGGCTTGTGATAATCCTCGATCAGGATCGGCACGAGGTCGAGTGCCAGCAGCGTGTCACCACGCATCCAGACATCGGCCATCATGCCCTGCTTCGTCTCTATCGACCACTCCTGGTCGAAGACGAAATTGCCCAGCGAATACACGATCGACTTGCCCTTGTACGTCT encodes the following:
- a CDS encoding ferredoxin family protein, giving the protein MTYVIAEPCIGVKDASCVEVCPVDCIHSDDDSEQYFINPDECIDCGVCAEVCPVEAIFFEDDLPEQWASFLGLNRQYFENQ